In the genome of Rhizobium rhizogenes, one region contains:
- a CDS encoding [protein-PII] uridylyltransferase encodes MAIKDLDFSDILDVSALKRECDIIFREDGKRIADTRSDLLPLFRKASTEGRENIRELLKADGSGIDCARRISWLQDRLIEMLYDLACQYVYPKDAPQIAVAAVGGYGRGTLAPGSDIDLLFLLPAKNTPDMHKAVEFVLYLLWDLGFKVGHATRTVDECIRLSKSDMTIRTAILEVRAICGRKSLTDDLEKRFESEVVTGTGPEFIAAKLAERDQRHRKAGDTRYLVEPNVKEGKGGLRDLHTLFWIAKYYYHVRDTADLVKLGVLSRSELKLFEKADDFLWAVRCQMHFITGKAEERLSFDIQREIADALNYQPRPGLSAVERFMKHYFLVAKDVGDLTRIVCAALEDRQAKDVPGLSGVLSRFARRVRKIAGSVEFVEDRGRIALAKPDVFKNDPVNLIRLFHIADINNLELHPDALRVVTRSLSLINDELRENEEANRLFLSILTSRRDPALTLRRMNEAGVLGKFIPEFGKIVAMMQFNMYHHYTVDEHLIRSVGVLSEVDKGTAIDAHPLANQLMPGVEEREALYVAVLLHDVAKGRQEDHSIAGARVARKLCQRFRLTGKQTETVVWLIEQHLLMSMVAQTRDLHDRKTITDFADKVQSMERLKMLLILTVCDIRAVGPGVWNGWKGQLLRSLYYETELLLSGGFSEVSRKERAQIARQALYDALDDWGQKARRKYTKLHYEPYLLTVALEDQVRHTRFIREADKQEKALSTMVRTHSFHAITEITVLAPDHPRLLSIITGACAAAGANIADAQIFTTSDGRALDTILINREFPIDEDEMRRGNNVGKLIEEVLSGRQRLPEMIATRTKSRKKKSAFTIPPSVIISNGLSNKFTVIEVECLDRPGLLADMTAVIADLSLDIHSARITTFGEKVIDTFYVTDLFGQKVTNDNRQASIATRLKAVMSEQEDELRDRMPNGIIAHPDVAALPAARTAKA; translated from the coding sequence ATGGCCATCAAGGACCTGGATTTTTCCGACATTCTCGATGTTTCGGCGCTGAAGCGCGAATGTGACATCATCTTTAGGGAAGACGGCAAGCGCATTGCCGATACCAGGTCCGACCTGCTGCCGCTCTTTCGCAAGGCCAGCACGGAAGGCCGGGAGAATATCCGCGAATTGCTGAAAGCCGATGGCAGCGGCATTGATTGCGCCCGCCGCATTTCCTGGCTTCAGGACCGGCTGATCGAGATGCTTTATGATCTCGCCTGCCAGTATGTCTATCCGAAGGACGCACCCCAGATCGCGGTCGCGGCGGTCGGCGGTTACGGCCGCGGAACGCTGGCGCCGGGATCGGATATCGACCTCCTGTTCCTGCTGCCGGCCAAGAATACGCCTGACATGCACAAGGCCGTGGAATTCGTGCTCTATCTCCTCTGGGATCTCGGTTTCAAGGTGGGCCATGCCACGCGCACGGTGGATGAGTGCATCCGCCTGTCAAAATCCGATATGACGATCCGCACCGCCATTCTGGAAGTTCGGGCGATCTGCGGCAGGAAGTCCCTGACCGACGATCTGGAAAAACGCTTCGAGTCGGAAGTCGTCACCGGCACCGGCCCGGAATTCATCGCCGCAAAGCTTGCCGAGCGCGACCAGCGCCACCGCAAGGCCGGCGATACGCGCTATCTGGTGGAGCCGAATGTCAAGGAAGGCAAGGGCGGGTTGCGCGACCTGCACACGCTGTTCTGGATCGCCAAATATTATTATCACGTTCGCGATACGGCTGATTTGGTCAAACTCGGAGTTCTGTCCAGATCCGAACTGAAGCTGTTCGAAAAGGCCGACGATTTTCTCTGGGCCGTCCGCTGCCAGATGCATTTCATCACCGGCAAGGCGGAAGAGCGTCTTTCTTTCGATATTCAGCGTGAGATTGCCGATGCGCTGAATTATCAGCCGCGCCCCGGCCTTTCCGCCGTCGAGCGTTTCATGAAGCACTATTTCCTCGTGGCCAAGGATGTGGGTGACCTGACCCGCATCGTCTGCGCCGCGCTGGAAGACCGGCAGGCGAAGGATGTACCGGGCCTCTCCGGCGTTCTCAGCCGTTTCGCCCGCCGTGTCCGCAAGATTGCGGGTTCAGTGGAGTTCGTTGAGGATCGGGGGAGGATCGCGCTGGCCAAGCCTGACGTCTTCAAGAACGACCCGGTCAATCTGATCCGTCTCTTCCACATCGCCGATATCAACAATCTTGAACTGCATCCGGATGCTCTGCGTGTCGTCACCCGCTCGCTGTCGCTCATCAATGACGAGCTTCGCGAAAACGAGGAAGCGAACCGGCTGTTCCTGTCGATCCTCACCTCGCGGCGTGATCCGGCACTCACTCTGCGCCGCATGAACGAGGCGGGGGTGCTGGGCAAGTTCATTCCCGAATTCGGCAAGATCGTCGCGATGATGCAGTTCAACATGTATCATCACTATACGGTGGATGAGCATCTGATCCGCTCCGTCGGCGTGCTGTCGGAAGTGGACAAGGGTACGGCGATTGATGCCCATCCGCTCGCCAACCAGCTGATGCCCGGCGTTGAAGAGCGCGAGGCGCTTTATGTCGCCGTGTTGCTGCACGATGTCGCCAAGGGCCGGCAGGAAGACCATTCGATTGCCGGCGCCCGTGTGGCCCGCAAGCTCTGCCAGCGTTTCCGCCTCACCGGCAAGCAGACCGAAACGGTCGTCTGGCTGATCGAGCAGCATCTTCTGATGTCCATGGTCGCCCAGACGCGCGACCTGCACGACCGCAAGACCATCACCGATTTCGCCGACAAGGTGCAATCCATGGAGCGGCTGAAGATGCTGCTGATCCTGACGGTCTGCGATATCCGCGCCGTTGGTCCGGGCGTCTGGAACGGCTGGAAGGGGCAGCTGCTGCGCTCGCTTTATTACGAGACTGAACTGCTGCTGTCAGGCGGCTTCTCGGAGGTCTCCCGCAAGGAGCGGGCGCAGATCGCCCGGCAGGCGCTCTACGACGCTCTTGATGACTGGGGCCAGAAGGCGCGGCGCAAATATACCAAGTTGCACTACGAGCCCTATCTGCTGACGGTGGCGCTGGAAGACCAGGTGCGCCACACCCGCTTCATCCGTGAGGCCGACAAGCAGGAAAAGGCGCTGTCGACCATGGTGCGCACCCATTCCTTCCACGCCATCACCGAAATCACCGTACTGGCGCCCGACCATCCGCGCCTTTTGTCGATCATCACCGGCGCCTGCGCCGCCGCCGGCGCAAACATCGCCGACGCGCAGATCTTCACCACTTCCGACGGGCGGGCACTGGACACGATCCTCATCAACCGGGAATTCCCGATCGACGAGGATGAGATGCGGCGCGGCAATAATGTCGGCAAGCTCATCGAGGAGGTTCTGTCGGGCCGTCAACGCCTGCCGGAAATGATCGCCACTCGCACCAAGAGCCGCAAGAAGAAAAGCGCCTTCACCATTCCGCCCTCGGTCATCATTTCCAACGGGCTGTCGAACAAGTTCACCGTCATCGAGGTCGAGTGCCTCGACCGGCCGGGGCTGCTGGCGGATATGACGGCTGTCATCGCCGATCTGTCGCTGGACATCCATTCCGCCCGCATCACCACCTTCGGTGAAAAAGTCATCGACACCTTTTATGTCACCGATCTCTTCGGGCAGAAGGTGACGAACGACAACCGGCAGGCCAGCATCGCCACGCGCCTGAAAGCGGTGATGAGCGAGCAGGAAGACGAATTGCGCGACCGCATGCCGAACGGCATCATCGCCCACCCAGACGTGGCGGCGCTGCCGGCCGCGCGCACGGCAAAGGCTTGA
- a CDS encoding NifU family protein: MFIQTEATPNPTTLKFLPGKVVLESGTVEFLNPSQAQASPLAERLFTIPGVTGVYFGFDFITVTKDGAEWQHLKPAILGAIMEHFMSGRPIMGTAIAAEVSDEEGEFFEEGDETIVATIKELLDTRVRPAVAQDGGDITFRGFRDGTVFLNMKGACSGCPSSTATLKHGVQNLLRHFVPEVREVEAV; this comes from the coding sequence ATGTTCATTCAGACGGAAGCCACGCCGAACCCGACGACGCTGAAGTTCCTGCCCGGCAAGGTGGTGCTGGAAAGCGGGACAGTGGAGTTTCTCAACCCGTCGCAGGCGCAGGCCTCACCGCTGGCGGAACGCCTCTTTACGATTCCGGGCGTTACCGGCGTTTATTTCGGTTTCGATTTCATCACCGTCACCAAGGACGGTGCGGAGTGGCAGCACCTGAAGCCCGCTATTCTGGGCGCGATCATGGAACATTTCATGTCCGGCCGCCCGATCATGGGCACGGCTATTGCCGCCGAAGTATCGGATGAGGAAGGCGAGTTCTTCGAAGAGGGTGACGAAACCATCGTCGCCACCATCAAGGAACTGCTGGATACCCGCGTCCGCCCCGCCGTGGCGCAGGATGGCGGCGACATCACCTTCCGCGGTTTCCGCGATGGCACCGTGTTTCTGAACATGAAGGGCGCCTGCTCGGGTTGCCCGTCCTCCACCGCCACGCTGAAGCACGGCGTTCAGAATCTGCTTCGCCATTTCGTGCCGGAAGTGCGCGAAGTCGAAGCGGTATGA
- the murJ gene encoding murein biosynthesis integral membrane protein MurJ, translating to MSLIGKFATVGTATLGSRIFGFLRETLMAAAVGTGPVADAFNAAFRFPNTFRRLFAEGAFNSAFVPLFAKEIEANGMEGARRFSEEVFGVLFTVLLALTILMELSMPFIVRTIIAPGFVDDPVKFENTIHLATIMFPYLACMSLAAMMGGMLNSLHRYFAAAIAPVFLNIILIGVLALAWWKNYDPLQVGYALSWGVMAAGLVQLAIVWIAVRNAGMRIGFRRPRLTKNVQRLLVLALPAAITGGITQINLLINTNIASAGEGVISSLAYADRIYQLPLGVVGIAVATVLLPELARALRGGQMVEAGSLQNRSVEFVLFLTLPAAAALLVMAEPIVRFLYERGNFSPSATVTVAQILGIYGLGLPAFVLIKAFIPGFFAREDTRTPMIFAAISVVVNVSMALTLFPRLGGPGIAIAEITAGWVNAALLFGMLLWRGHWHVDIPLLTRIPRLLLAAALMAGFIHYALTWLSFELSSASSIFVRAGTIMALVFAAMLVYFALAFISGGADIGMVKRAIRKRGKKNIETEAG from the coding sequence ATGAGTCTGATCGGCAAGTTCGCCACTGTCGGCACCGCCACGCTCGGCAGCCGCATCTTCGGCTTCCTCCGTGAAACCCTGATGGCCGCCGCCGTCGGCACGGGTCCGGTGGCCGATGCCTTTAACGCCGCTTTCCGTTTTCCAAACACCTTCCGGCGGCTTTTTGCCGAAGGCGCTTTCAACTCCGCCTTCGTGCCGCTTTTTGCCAAGGAAATCGAGGCGAATGGCATGGAAGGCGCAAGGCGCTTTTCCGAAGAGGTCTTCGGCGTCCTGTTCACCGTATTGCTGGCGCTGACGATCCTGATGGAACTGTCGATGCCGTTCATCGTGCGCACGATCATCGCGCCGGGCTTCGTCGATGATCCCGTGAAGTTCGAAAACACCATCCATCTCGCCACCATCATGTTCCCTTATCTCGCCTGCATGTCGCTGGCGGCGATGATGGGCGGCATGCTGAACTCGCTGCACCGCTATTTTGCGGCGGCGATCGCGCCGGTTTTCCTCAACATCATCCTCATTGGCGTGCTCGCCCTGGCGTGGTGGAAGAATTACGATCCGTTGCAGGTGGGCTACGCGCTCTCCTGGGGGGTGATGGCGGCGGGTCTGGTGCAGCTTGCCATCGTCTGGATTGCCGTGCGCAATGCCGGCATGCGCATCGGTTTCCGCAGGCCGCGGCTGACGAAGAATGTGCAGCGCCTTCTGGTGCTTGCCCTGCCGGCGGCAATAACAGGCGGTATCACCCAGATCAATCTGCTGATCAACACCAACATCGCATCGGCTGGTGAAGGCGTGATCTCCTCGCTTGCCTATGCGGACCGGATTTATCAACTCCCGCTCGGCGTCGTCGGCATTGCGGTGGCCACCGTGCTTTTGCCGGAACTGGCGCGGGCGTTGCGCGGCGGGCAGATGGTCGAGGCGGGAAGCCTGCAGAACCGCTCGGTGGAATTCGTGCTGTTCCTGACGTTACCTGCCGCTGCCGCGCTTCTCGTCATGGCGGAGCCCATCGTTCGTTTTCTTTATGAGCGCGGCAACTTTTCGCCTTCTGCCACCGTCACCGTCGCGCAAATTCTCGGCATCTATGGCCTTGGCTTGCCGGCTTTCGTGCTGATCAAGGCCTTTATTCCGGGCTTCTTCGCCCGGGAGGATACCCGCACGCCGATGATCTTCGCGGCGATTTCCGTGGTGGTGAACGTCTCCATGGCGCTGACGCTCTTCCCGCGTCTCGGAGGCCCGGGCATCGCCATTGCCGAGATCACCGCCGGCTGGGTCAATGCCGCCTTGCTGTTCGGCATGCTGTTGTGGCGCGGTCACTGGCATGTGGATATTCCGCTGCTCACCCGCATTCCGCGTTTGCTGCTGGCCGCAGCCTTGATGGCCGGTTTCATACATTATGCGCTGACCTGGCTGAGCTTCGAACTGTCTTCCGCCTCGTCCATTTTTGTGCGGGCGGGAACGATCATGGCTCTCGTCTTTGCGGCCATGCTGGTCTATTTCGCCCTCGCTTTCATTTCCGGCGGTGCCGATATCGGCATGGTCAAACGAGCCATCCGCAAGCGCGGCAAGAAGAACATCGAAACGGAGGCGGGCTGA
- the trpS gene encoding tryptophan--tRNA ligase — MNAFKPLVFSGVQPTGNLHLGNYLGAIRKFVALQEDNDCIYCVVDMHAITAQLVHSDLKAQTRSIAAAFIASGIDPVKHIVFNQSAVPQHAELAWVFNCVARIGWMERMTQFKDKSGKNAEQVSLGLLAYPSLMAADILVYRATHVPVGDDQKQHLELARDIAQKFNIDFGDHIRKAGLGIDITVGDEPVHAYFPMVEPLIGGPAPRVMSLKDGTKKMSKSDPSDLSRINLMDDVDAISKKIKKAKTDPDALPSEVEGLKGRPEAENLVGIYAALSDRTKADVLAEFGGQQFSAFKPALVELAVDVLAPVNNEMRRLLDDPTHIDAILKQGGERARTIAEKTMNEVRDIIGFLR, encoded by the coding sequence ATGAACGCATTCAAGCCGCTGGTTTTCTCGGGCGTCCAGCCGACCGGCAATCTGCATCTCGGCAATTATCTCGGTGCGATCCGCAAGTTCGTGGCATTGCAGGAAGATAACGACTGCATCTATTGCGTCGTCGACATGCATGCCATCACCGCCCAGCTCGTTCACTCCGACCTGAAGGCGCAGACCCGCTCCATCGCGGCTGCCTTCATCGCTTCGGGCATCGATCCCGTGAAGCATATCGTCTTCAACCAGTCGGCCGTGCCGCAGCATGCGGAACTGGCATGGGTGTTCAACTGCGTGGCGCGCATCGGCTGGATGGAGCGCATGACGCAGTTCAAGGACAAGTCCGGCAAGAATGCCGAGCAGGTCTCGCTCGGCCTGCTTGCCTATCCGAGCCTGATGGCCGCTGACATTCTCGTCTATCGCGCCACCCACGTGCCCGTTGGAGACGACCAGAAACAGCATCTGGAACTCGCCCGCGATATCGCCCAGAAATTCAACATCGATTTCGGCGATCATATCCGCAAGGCGGGTCTTGGCATCGATATCACAGTGGGCGATGAGCCGGTGCATGCCTATTTCCCGATGGTGGAGCCGCTGATCGGCGGTCCGGCACCGCGCGTGATGTCCTTGAAGGACGGCACCAAGAAGATGTCGAAATCCGATCCTTCCGATCTGTCGCGCATCAACCTCATGGACGATGTCGACGCGATCTCGAAGAAGATCAAGAAGGCTAAGACCGATCCGGACGCATTGCCGAGCGAAGTCGAAGGCCTGAAGGGCCGTCCCGAGGCCGAAAACCTCGTGGGCATCTATGCCGCCCTTTCCGACAGGACCAAGGCGGATGTTCTTGCCGAATTCGGCGGGCAGCAGTTCTCGGCCTTCAAGCCGGCCCTCGTCGAGCTTGCCGTTGATGTGCTGGCTCCGGTCAACAACGAGATGCGCCGTCTTCTCGACGATCCGACCCACATCGACGCCATCCTCAAACAGGGCGGCGAGCGGGCACGCACCATCGCCGAAAAGACGATGAACGAGGTGCGCGATATCATCGGCTTCCTGCGCTGA
- the tsaB gene encoding tRNA (adenosine(37)-N6)-threonylcarbamoyltransferase complex dimerization subunit type 1 TsaB, protein MIVLALDTSGVDCSACVYDSASDRVLGEVCETIGKGHAERLMAVIDGALQQAQLPLQKVERIAVTIGPGSFTGIRVGVAAARGFALSLGVEAVGVTTLETLAHHHLLANPGRPVAAGLDAKRGEAYLQTFAADGSPLREAVLLSLDDARAALSGFDGAVIGSAAPLFAGEETGSGPDHFPIASVARAGSLKPAGQPKPAPLYLRGPDARPQTGFALARQGVA, encoded by the coding sequence ATGATTGTTCTCGCACTCGACACGTCAGGTGTGGATTGTTCCGCCTGCGTATATGACAGCGCCTCCGACAGGGTGCTCGGCGAAGTGTGCGAAACGATCGGAAAGGGCCATGCCGAAAGGCTGATGGCTGTGATCGATGGCGCTTTGCAACAGGCACAGCTTCCACTTCAGAAGGTGGAGCGCATCGCCGTGACAATCGGCCCGGGGTCCTTTACCGGCATCCGTGTCGGGGTTGCCGCCGCGCGGGGCTTTGCGCTGTCGCTTGGCGTCGAGGCCGTGGGCGTCACCACGCTTGAAACGCTCGCTCATCATCATCTGCTTGCAAATCCCGGCCGGCCTGTGGCCGCCGGGCTGGATGCCAAACGTGGTGAAGCCTATCTCCAGACATTTGCGGCGGATGGGTCGCCGCTTCGTGAGGCAGTGCTGCTGTCTCTCGACGATGCCAGAGCGGCTCTTTCCGGTTTCGATGGTGCCGTAATCGGCTCGGCCGCGCCCCTGTTTGCAGGAGAGGAAACAGGTTCCGGGCCGGACCATTTCCCGATCGCTTCCGTCGCTCGTGCCGGATCGCTCAAGCCGGCGGGCCAGCCGAAACCCGCACCGCTTTATCTGCGCGGGCCTGACGCCCGGCCGCAGACCGGTTTTGCGCTGGCACGTCAGGGCGTTGCCTGA
- a CDS encoding Fur family transcriptional regulator, whose translation MIDLSKTLEELCAERGMRMTDQRRVIARVLQESADHPDVEELYRRSSAVDPRISISTVYRTVKLFEDAGIIERHDFRDGRSRYETVPEEHHDHLIDLKNGVVIEFHSAEIEALQEKIAREHGFKLVDHRLELYGVPLKPGEH comes from the coding sequence GTGATAGACCTTTCGAAAACGCTGGAGGAGCTTTGTGCCGAACGCGGCATGCGGATGACGGACCAGCGCCGCGTCATTGCCCGTGTCCTGCAGGAATCGGCTGATCATCCAGATGTCGAGGAACTTTACCGCCGTTCCTCCGCCGTGGACCCGCGCATCTCGATTTCCACCGTCTACAGAACGGTGAAGCTGTTCGAGGATGCGGGCATCATCGAGCGTCACGATTTTCGCGATGGCCGCTCGCGTTATGAGACTGTGCCCGAGGAACATCACGATCATCTGATCGACCTGAAGAACGGCGTGGTCATCGAATTCCATTCGGCCGAGATCGAGGCCCTCCAGGAAAAGATCGCCCGGGAGCACGGCTTCAAGCTCGTCGATCACCGGCTGGAACTTTACGGCGTGCCGTTGAAGCCCGGCGAACACTGA
- a CDS encoding VOC family protein — MSFAGNRRIALVTLVVDDYDRAKAFYCDVLGFDCLSDQPLGDGKRWLVVKPQGTEGGGLLLAEADGEPQRLAIGNQTGGRVGFFLHTDNFQRDYETMLVRGVRFLEEPRHEVYGSVVVFADPYGNRWDLLQPRG, encoded by the coding sequence ATGTCCTTTGCCGGGAACCGCCGCATCGCGCTCGTCACCCTCGTGGTGGATGATTACGACCGGGCGAAGGCGTTTTATTGCGACGTTCTCGGGTTCGACTGCCTTTCCGATCAGCCGCTTGGCGACGGCAAAAGATGGCTGGTGGTGAAGCCGCAAGGCACCGAGGGCGGCGGCCTGCTGCTTGCCGAGGCCGATGGCGAGCCGCAGCGTCTTGCCATCGGCAACCAGACCGGCGGGCGTGTCGGATTTTTCCTGCACACCGACAATTTCCAGCGCGATTACGAGACCATGCTCGTCCGCGGTGTGCGCTTTCTGGAAGAGCCGCGCCACGAGGTTTACGGCTCCGTTGTGGTCTTTGCCGATCCTTACGGAAATCGTTGGGATCTTCTTCAGCCGCGCGGCTGA
- a CDS encoding GNAT family N-acetyltransferase → MFDDYLSWKPYFEIVPMQHEDCAAVAELHALRFPRPWNDGEFSGLLTQGSVFGAVARQTNAFFSKPLGGFVLAREVAGEAEILTIAVADRFSRTGLGWRLMQSATREAMMRGAETIFLEVDNSNASALGLYKKLGFKTVAERKAYYTAKDGTKSTALVMRRDLR, encoded by the coding sequence ATGTTTGATGACTATCTGAGCTGGAAGCCCTATTTCGAGATCGTGCCGATGCAGCATGAGGATTGCGCCGCGGTGGCGGAATTGCACGCGCTGCGTTTTCCTCGCCCCTGGAACGACGGGGAGTTCTCCGGACTGTTGACGCAAGGATCTGTTTTCGGCGCCGTTGCACGTCAGACCAACGCATTTTTCAGCAAGCCGCTCGGTGGTTTCGTGCTTGCGCGGGAAGTGGCGGGAGAAGCGGAAATCCTCACCATCGCTGTCGCCGACAGGTTCTCGCGCACCGGCCTCGGCTGGCGCCTGATGCAGTCTGCCACCCGTGAGGCGATGATGCGCGGCGCTGAAACCATATTTCTCGAGGTGGATAACAGCAACGCCTCCGCCCTCGGGCTTTATAAAAAGCTCGGCTTCAAAACCGTCGCGGAACGCAAGGCCTATTACACCGCCAAGGATGGAACGAAGTCGACGGCGCTTGTCATGCGCCGCGATCTTCGCTAG
- a CDS encoding universal stress protein, whose amino-acid sequence MVSKRLSRLEGHRRKFLAVIDDTPECERAVHYAGRRAKNSNGGLVLLYVIPEGDFQQWLGVEQIMRAEAREEAEATLAKIAQKVRETIGIEPEAVIREGSATEQIHGLIEEDRDIAILVLAAGSTKEGPGPLVSSIAGRGAAFPIPVTVLPDTLSDEEIDALC is encoded by the coding sequence ATGGTTTCAAAACGGCTGTCGCGTCTGGAAGGGCATCGCCGCAAGTTTCTCGCTGTTATCGATGACACACCGGAATGCGAAAGGGCCGTGCACTATGCCGGTCGTCGCGCCAAGAACTCCAATGGCGGGCTGGTGCTGCTTTACGTGATCCCCGAAGGCGATTTCCAGCAATGGCTGGGTGTCGAGCAGATCATGCGGGCAGAAGCGCGCGAGGAGGCGGAGGCCACGCTTGCCAAGATCGCCCAGAAGGTTCGTGAGACCATCGGCATCGAGCCGGAAGCGGTGATCCGCGAAGGCAGCGCCACCGAGCAGATACACGGGCTGATCGAGGAAGACCGGGATATCGCGATCCTCGTTCTGGCGGCAGGCTCGACGAAGGAAGGACCGGGACCGCTTGTATCCTCCATCGCCGGACGCGGTGCCGCATTCCCCATTCCCGTCACCGTGTTGCCGGATACGTTGTCGGACGAGGAAATCGACGCGCTCTGCTGA
- a CDS encoding 1-acyl-sn-glycerol-3-phosphate acyltransferase gives MMWLRTAYIAIVLLIVTLILLPLQLLGLAFDWRLRRRIPRIWHRIACHVLGIRVHVHGEVERAKPLMLAVNHASWKDILVLGSIADVVFIAKTEVRDWPVFGWLARLQKSIFVQREQKRSTGAQVSEIASRMADGEIVVLFPEGTTSDGNRMLAVKSSLFGAASTAAEQVPGKLVYVQPVAIAYTRVHGMAMGRYHRVIAAWPGSITLVPHLLGIIKAGAIDVDVTFGDSVPFHSTDNRKRLATDIAGAIRSMLAFSLRGGWRK, from the coding sequence ATGATGTGGCTGCGGACAGCCTATATCGCGATCGTTCTCCTGATCGTGACGCTCATCCTGCTGCCGCTGCAACTTCTGGGCCTTGCCTTCGACTGGCGGCTGCGCCGTCGCATTCCCCGCATCTGGCACCGGATAGCCTGTCATGTACTCGGCATCCGCGTGCATGTTCACGGAGAGGTGGAGCGGGCAAAGCCGCTGATGCTGGCGGTCAACCACGCCTCGTGGAAGGACATCCTCGTTTTGGGCAGCATTGCCGACGTGGTGTTCATTGCCAAGACGGAGGTGCGTGACTGGCCGGTCTTCGGTTGGCTTGCCCGGCTGCAGAAAAGCATCTTCGTTCAGCGCGAACAGAAGCGCAGCACCGGCGCACAGGTCAGCGAGATCGCCAGCCGCATGGCTGACGGCGAGATCGTCGTTCTGTTCCCTGAAGGGACGACTTCGGACGGTAATCGCATGCTGGCCGTGAAATCCTCGCTGTTCGGCGCGGCTTCCACTGCCGCTGAACAGGTTCCGGGAAAGCTGGTTTACGTGCAGCCGGTCGCCATCGCCTATACGCGGGTGCATGGCATGGCCATGGGACGTTACCACCGGGTCATTGCCGCCTGGCCGGGCAGCATCACGCTCGTGCCGCATCTGCTCGGCATCATCAAGGCCGGCGCCATCGATGTCGACGTGACCTTCGGTGACAGCGTTCCGTTCCACAGCACGGATAACCGCAAGCGCCTGGCTACCGATATTGCCGGCGCGATCCGCTCCATGCTGGCCTTCAGCCTGCGTGGCGGCTGGCGAAAATAA